The Lentzea guizhouensis genome contains a region encoding:
- the galT gene encoding galactose-1-phosphate uridylyltransferase — translation MRRTAGKLADGREIIYFDDSAEAPPRVAVDTRDLPETQPMSEVRLDPLTREWVALAAHRQTRTYKPPADLCPLCPSTPGRPTEVPEADYDVVVFENRFPSLAQNVPDVPSTVDGEELFVRAPGRGRCEVVCFTSDHNKSFGELSRSRVRTVVDAWADRVAFLSTLPGVEQVFPFENRGEEIGVTLSHPHGQIYAYPFVTPRTERMLTAALEYHAAHGRPLFGDVLEAELRAGARVVEESSDWVAFVPAAARWPVEVVLAPRRQVPDLAALSSVERDDFAALYLKVLHRLDALYDRPLPYIAAWHQAPVNVGREEMWLHLQVFSVLRTKDKLKYLAGSESGEAVWINDVTPEQIAERLRGV, via the coding sequence GTGAGGCGTACCGCGGGGAAGCTGGCGGACGGCCGGGAGATCATCTACTTCGACGACAGCGCTGAGGCACCACCGCGGGTGGCGGTGGACACGAGGGACCTCCCCGAGACCCAGCCGATGTCCGAGGTGCGGCTGGACCCGTTGACCCGCGAGTGGGTGGCGCTGGCCGCCCACCGGCAGACGAGGACCTACAAGCCGCCCGCGGACCTGTGCCCGCTGTGCCCCTCGACGCCCGGCCGGCCGACCGAGGTCCCCGAGGCCGACTACGACGTCGTGGTGTTCGAGAACCGGTTCCCGTCGCTGGCGCAGAACGTGCCGGACGTGCCGTCCACTGTGGATGGTGAGGAGCTGTTCGTGCGCGCGCCGGGGCGGGGGCGGTGCGAGGTCGTCTGCTTCACCTCGGACCACAACAAGTCGTTCGGCGAGCTGTCGCGGTCGCGCGTGCGGACCGTCGTGGACGCGTGGGCGGACCGGGTCGCCTTCTTGTCAACGTTGCCAGGGGTCGAACAGGTCTTCCCGTTCGAGAACCGCGGTGAAGAGATCGGCGTGACGCTCTCGCACCCGCACGGGCAGATCTACGCCTACCCGTTCGTGACGCCCCGTACCGAACGGATGCTGACGGCCGCGCTGGAGTACCACGCGGCGCACGGGCGGCCGTTGTTCGGTGACGTGCTGGAGGCGGAGCTCCGCGCGGGCGCGCGCGTGGTGGAGGAGTCCTCGGACTGGGTGGCGTTCGTGCCCGCCGCGGCCCGGTGGCCGGTCGAGGTCGTGCTGGCGCCCCGGCGACAGGTGCCCGACCTGGCTGCTCTGTCCTCTGTGGAGCGTGACGACTTCGCCGCGCTGTACCTGAAGGTGCTGCACCGGCTGGACGCCCTGTACGACCGCCCGTTGCCGTACATCGCGGCCTGGCACCAGGCGCCGGTGAACGTGGGGCGCGAGGAGATGTGGCTGCACCTGCAGGTGTTCTCCGTGCTGAGGACCAAGGACAAGCTGAAGTACCTCGCGGGCTCGGAGTCCGGTGAGGCGGTGTGGATCAACGACGTCACCCCGGAGCAGATCGCGGAGCGGTTGCGGGGGGTCTGA
- a CDS encoding DeoR/GlpR family DNA-binding transcription regulator: MLARQRQAVIIEEVRRTGAVRVSDLVVRLGVSDMTVRRDLDVLAARGLVEKVYGGATSVVGRSTDEPGFEAKSVRQLPEKEAIAAAAAGLVRPGTAIGLSAGTTTWTLARFLDDIPDLTVVTNSIRVADVLQQSGRTDRTVVLTGGVRTPSDALVGPVAVQALRSLHLDVVFLGVHGMAERSGFTTPNLNESETDRALVDAAGRVVVVADHEKWGTVGISTIADLDEAHVLVTDEGLPDDARAILSEQVGELVLAHVPGSGEELA, translated from the coding sequence GTGCTCGCACGTCAGCGGCAGGCGGTAATCATCGAAGAGGTCCGGCGGACGGGGGCGGTGCGCGTCAGCGACCTGGTCGTCCGGCTCGGCGTCTCCGACATGACCGTGCGCCGCGACCTCGACGTGCTGGCCGCGCGCGGTCTGGTGGAGAAGGTGTACGGCGGTGCGACGTCCGTCGTGGGGCGCTCGACCGACGAGCCCGGTTTCGAGGCCAAGTCGGTCCGCCAGCTGCCCGAGAAGGAGGCGATCGCGGCGGCCGCCGCGGGCCTCGTGCGTCCGGGTACCGCCATCGGCCTGTCCGCGGGCACGACGACGTGGACGTTAGCCCGGTTCCTCGACGACATCCCGGACCTGACGGTCGTCACGAACTCCATCCGCGTCGCGGACGTGCTGCAGCAGAGCGGGCGCACCGACCGCACGGTCGTGCTGACCGGTGGCGTGCGCACGCCGTCCGACGCGCTGGTCGGCCCCGTGGCCGTGCAGGCGTTGCGGTCGCTGCACCTCGACGTGGTGTTCCTGGGCGTGCACGGCATGGCCGAGCGCTCCGGCTTCACCACCCCGAACCTCAACGAGAGCGAGACGGACCGCGCGCTCGTCGACGCCGCCGGCCGCGTGGTGGTGGTCGCGGACCACGAGAAGTGGGGCACCGTGGGCATCTCCACGATCGCCGACCTCGACGAGGCGCACGTCCTGGTGACGGACGAAGGTTTGCCGGACGACGCGCGGGCGATCCTCAGCGAACAGGTCGGCGAGTTGGTGTTGGCTCATGTACCGGGAAGTGGCGAGGAGTTGGCGTGA
- a CDS encoding beta-galactosidase: protein MTTWPTGMPGLGWGADYNPEQWPEHVWAEDVELMRRAGVNLVSVGIFSWAKIEVSKGEYRFEWLDRVLDLLHDNGIRVDLATATAAPPPWLTTEHPEMLPVRADGVRLSHGSRQAYCPSSPIYRDRATALAAEMAAHYRDHPALAAWHVGNEYACHVKRCYCDTCAASFREWLASRYTLEQLNDAWSTAFWSQGYTDFAQVLPPRVTPTFSNPAHVLDYDRFSDDAILELYKAERDVLRMITPDVPITTNFMANWTFGDLDYWKWAREVDFVSNDHYTEAQSPDRHVELAMSADLVRGLAGGKPWLLMENSTSAVNWQRRNIAKLPGEMRRHSYQNIARGADGTLFFQWRQSRGGSERFHSAMVPHAGPDTKVYREVCQVGAEYARIADVVGSTVDASVAVLYDFQSAWALRQDAHPTNDFDHYRHVLGYYKALWQAGVTVDFVAPGTNLSKYALVVVPAFYAVSDAHAAVVADYVAGGGHVVVTYLSGVADEYTRVRLGGYPGAFRDVLGVWSEEFHPLREGETVSLTDGSTCSLWTEHLHVRGADIVASYADGPLPGVPAVTRNAFGNGVAWYVACDLDEDGLGRTVESALSGAGVAVSTSGIELVRRHGDVSWLFAVNHTDTDAEIEASGVDVVSGTQVSGRLTVRAGDVVVLREEV, encoded by the coding sequence GTGACGACTTGGCCCACGGGCATGCCAGGCCTCGGCTGGGGTGCCGACTACAACCCAGAGCAGTGGCCCGAACACGTCTGGGCCGAGGACGTCGAGCTCATGCGGCGGGCCGGGGTGAACCTCGTCAGCGTCGGGATCTTCTCCTGGGCGAAGATCGAGGTGAGCAAGGGCGAGTACCGGTTCGAGTGGCTCGACCGGGTGCTCGACCTGCTGCACGACAACGGCATCAGGGTCGACCTCGCGACCGCCACCGCCGCGCCGCCGCCGTGGCTCACCACCGAGCACCCCGAGATGCTGCCCGTCCGCGCGGACGGCGTGCGGCTCTCGCACGGCTCCCGGCAGGCGTACTGCCCGTCGTCGCCGATCTACCGCGACCGGGCGACCGCGCTGGCCGCCGAGATGGCCGCGCACTACCGCGACCACCCGGCGCTGGCCGCGTGGCACGTCGGCAACGAGTACGCGTGTCACGTGAAGCGCTGCTACTGCGACACGTGCGCCGCGTCGTTCCGCGAGTGGCTGGCGAGCCGCTACACGCTCGAGCAGCTCAACGACGCCTGGTCCACGGCGTTCTGGAGCCAGGGCTACACCGACTTCGCGCAGGTCCTGCCGCCGCGCGTGACGCCGACGTTCTCCAACCCGGCGCACGTGCTCGACTACGACCGGTTCTCCGACGACGCGATCCTCGAGCTCTACAAGGCCGAGCGCGACGTGCTGCGGATGATCACGCCCGACGTGCCGATCACCACGAACTTCATGGCGAACTGGACGTTCGGTGACCTCGACTACTGGAAGTGGGCGCGCGAGGTCGACTTCGTCTCGAACGACCACTACACCGAGGCCCAGTCGCCCGACCGGCACGTCGAGCTCGCGATGTCCGCCGACCTGGTGCGCGGCCTCGCGGGCGGCAAGCCGTGGCTGCTGATGGAGAACTCGACGTCCGCGGTGAACTGGCAGCGGCGCAACATCGCCAAGCTGCCGGGGGAGATGCGGCGGCACTCGTACCAGAACATCGCCCGCGGCGCGGACGGCACGCTGTTCTTCCAGTGGCGGCAGTCGCGCGGTGGCAGCGAGCGCTTCCACTCGGCGATGGTCCCGCACGCGGGCCCGGACACCAAGGTGTACCGCGAGGTCTGCCAGGTCGGTGCCGAGTACGCGCGGATCGCCGACGTCGTCGGTTCCACTGTGGACGCCTCGGTCGCGGTCCTGTACGACTTCCAGTCCGCGTGGGCGCTGCGGCAGGACGCCCACCCGACCAACGACTTCGACCATTACCGGCACGTGCTGGGCTACTACAAGGCGTTGTGGCAGGCGGGGGTCACGGTCGACTTCGTCGCGCCCGGCACGAACCTGTCCAAGTACGCGCTGGTCGTGGTGCCGGCGTTCTACGCGGTGTCCGACGCGCACGCCGCGGTGGTCGCGGACTACGTGGCCGGCGGCGGTCATGTCGTGGTCACGTACCTGTCCGGAGTCGCCGACGAGTACACGCGAGTGCGACTGGGCGGCTACCCCGGTGCGTTCCGCGACGTGCTGGGCGTGTGGTCCGAGGAGTTCCACCCGCTGCGGGAGGGCGAAACCGTCTCGCTGACCGACGGGTCGACCTGCTCGTTGTGGACGGAGCACCTGCACGTCCGCGGCGCTGACATCGTTGCCTCCTATGCCGATGGCCCGCTGCCGGGTGTGCCCGCGGTGACGCGAAACGCTTTCGGAAACGGCGTCGCGTGGTACGTGGCGTGCGACCTCGACGAGGACGGTCTCGGCCGAACGGTGGAAAGCGCGCTTTCCGGTGCGGGCGTTGCGGTGTCGACCAGCGGGATCGAGCTCGTGCGGCGGCACGGGGACGTATCGTGGCTCTTCGCCGTCAACCACACCGACACCGACGCGGAGATCGAGGCGTCCGGTGTCGACGTGGTGTCCGGCACGCAGGTCTCCGGACGCCTCACCGTGCGAGCCGGGGACGTCGTCGTCCTCAGGGAAGAGGTGTGA
- a CDS encoding ABC transporter substrate-binding protein: protein MMVLHTPGSTPLPHFGRRAMLRIMLAGAGVAATGGLAACGGGSGSGGDSKVVTFGNNLSDQVPKDAITAAVKAFEGQSGGLSVTINTKQHEQYQEQINNYLQGKPDDVLAWFAGYRMRFFADQGLTGDLSDLWGKIGGNYSDALKQASTGTDGKQYFVPFTQYAWGMFYRKSVWQERGYEVPKTLDELVALATKMKADGLIPIAFAQKQGWPGMGSFDQLNFRINGYQFHVDLLAGKEDWQDKRVKEVFDTWKRLLPFHQENALGREWQEAAQTLQQKKSGMYLLGAFVGQQFPEADKADLDFFPFPEINPEHGTDTVEAPIDGYMLAKKPANSEGGLKLLEYLSSAEPQLAYLKADPTAVATNQKADQATYSPLQKKVADTIKNAKHITQFLDRDTDPGFASEAATNGLIEFIKNPDNVDSVLKGMADQAKNIFK from the coding sequence ATGATGGTTCTGCACACGCCTGGTTCCACTCCGTTACCGCACTTCGGTCGGCGCGCGATGCTGCGGATCATGCTGGCCGGTGCGGGCGTCGCCGCGACCGGTGGGCTCGCGGCGTGCGGCGGCGGCTCGGGCTCCGGTGGGGACTCCAAGGTCGTCACCTTCGGCAACAACCTGTCCGACCAGGTGCCGAAGGACGCGATCACGGCCGCGGTCAAGGCCTTCGAGGGCCAGTCGGGCGGCCTGTCCGTCACGATCAACACCAAGCAGCACGAGCAGTACCAGGAACAGATCAACAACTACCTGCAGGGCAAGCCGGACGACGTGCTCGCGTGGTTCGCCGGCTACCGCATGCGGTTCTTCGCCGACCAGGGCCTCACCGGTGACCTCAGCGACCTGTGGGGCAAGATCGGCGGCAACTACTCCGACGCGCTCAAGCAGGCGTCCACCGGCACGGACGGCAAGCAGTACTTCGTGCCGTTCACCCAGTACGCGTGGGGCATGTTCTACCGCAAGAGCGTGTGGCAGGAACGCGGCTACGAGGTGCCGAAGACGCTCGACGAGCTCGTCGCCCTCGCCACGAAGATGAAGGCCGACGGCCTGATCCCGATCGCCTTCGCGCAGAAGCAGGGCTGGCCGGGCATGGGCTCGTTCGACCAGCTCAACTTCCGCATCAACGGCTACCAGTTCCACGTCGACCTGCTGGCGGGCAAGGAGGACTGGCAGGACAAGCGGGTCAAGGAGGTGTTCGACACCTGGAAGCGGCTGCTGCCGTTCCACCAGGAGAACGCGCTCGGCCGCGAGTGGCAGGAAGCCGCGCAGACGTTGCAGCAGAAGAAGTCCGGCATGTACCTGCTGGGCGCGTTCGTGGGCCAGCAGTTCCCCGAGGCGGACAAGGCGGACCTGGACTTCTTCCCGTTCCCGGAGATCAACCCCGAACACGGCACCGACACGGTCGAGGCGCCGATCGACGGCTACATGCTCGCGAAGAAGCCGGCCAACTCCGAGGGCGGCCTCAAGCTGCTGGAGTACCTGTCCTCCGCCGAGCCGCAGCTCGCCTACCTCAAGGCCGACCCGACCGCGGTCGCGACCAACCAGAAGGCGGACCAGGCGACCTACAGCCCGCTGCAGAAGAAGGTGGCGGACACGATCAAGAACGCCAAGCACATCACGCAGTTCCTCGACCGCGACACCGACCCGGGCTTCGCGAGCGAGGCGGCGACCAACGGCTTGATCGAGTTCATCAAGAACCCCGACAACGTCGACTCCGTGCTCAAGGGCATGGCCGACCAGGCGAAGAACATCTTCAAGTGA
- a CDS encoding carbohydrate ABC transporter permease: MTALQEKPKAVAPSGPPPRRRGKRATALAGTDKLVLALMLGIPSVVHLLFVWVPTLGSIALSFSKWNGIGGFEDIEWIGVGNYVEIFTEYPRFWPAVQHNLIWLAFLLVVPTCAGLLLAVLLDRELRFSRIYQSALYMPMVLSLALVGFIWQLIYTPDGGLLNSLLGLSDDPVDWIGDSDINLYAVLVAAAWRHTGYIMLLYLAGLKAVDPALKEAAALDGASAAQTFFRVTFPVMKPVNIVVAVVTVIEALRAFDIVYVINKGRNGLELLSVLVTDNIIGEASRIGRGSAVAVILLTISLGVIIPYLYQTFSKENRT, from the coding sequence GTGACCGCACTGCAGGAGAAGCCGAAGGCGGTGGCCCCCAGCGGGCCGCCGCCTCGCCGGCGTGGGAAGCGCGCGACCGCTCTGGCGGGCACGGACAAGCTGGTGCTCGCGCTCATGCTCGGCATCCCCTCGGTGGTGCACCTGCTGTTCGTGTGGGTGCCGACGCTGGGCTCGATCGCGCTGTCGTTCAGCAAGTGGAACGGCATCGGCGGGTTCGAGGACATCGAGTGGATCGGTGTCGGGAACTACGTCGAGATCTTCACCGAGTACCCGCGGTTCTGGCCCGCGGTGCAGCACAACCTGATTTGGCTGGCGTTCCTGCTGGTCGTGCCGACCTGCGCGGGCCTGCTGCTGGCCGTGCTGCTCGACCGGGAGCTGCGGTTCAGCCGGATCTACCAGAGCGCGCTGTACATGCCGATGGTGCTGTCGCTCGCGCTGGTCGGCTTCATCTGGCAGCTGATCTACACCCCGGACGGCGGCCTGCTGAACTCGTTGCTCGGGCTCTCCGACGATCCCGTGGACTGGATCGGCGACTCGGACATCAACCTGTACGCGGTGCTGGTCGCGGCGGCGTGGCGGCACACCGGCTACATCATGCTGCTCTACCTGGCCGGCCTGAAGGCCGTGGACCCGGCGCTGAAGGAGGCGGCGGCGCTGGACGGCGCGTCCGCCGCGCAGACGTTCTTCCGCGTCACGTTCCCGGTGATGAAGCCGGTCAACATCGTGGTGGCCGTGGTGACGGTGATCGAGGCGCTGCGCGCGTTCGACATCGTCTACGTCATCAACAAGGGCCGCAACGGGCTGGAGCTGCTGTCGGTGCTGGTCACCGACAACATCATCGGTGAGGCGTCGCGCATCGGGCGGGGCTCCGCGGTCGCGGTGATCCTGCTGACGATCTCGCTCGGCGTCATCATCCCGTACCTGTACCAGACGTTCAGCAAGGAGAACCGGACGTGA
- a CDS encoding carbohydrate ABC transporter permease — protein sequence MTATLERPSAPAPTPEKKRSVTPARVALHVFLVLTCLVTLAPLLWAVYASLRTYDDTSVNGYFSIAKSLTFDNFAKAWEIGDLPHFYWNTFLITVPALVITLVLSSMVAFGVSRFSFRFNIVLLMVFTAGNLLPQQVIVTPLWRLYRLIELPAWMSESESLIDSPLGVILIHIAFQMGFCTFVLSNYMKTIPYELTEAARVDGASVFRQYWQLTLPLCRPVLAALATLEFTWIYNDFLWALVLIQDGDKMPVTSALQNLKGTFFTDNNLVAAGSLLVALPTLVVFFVLQRQFVGGLTLGSTKG from the coding sequence GTGACGGCCACGCTGGAACGGCCTTCGGCGCCGGCTCCCACTCCGGAGAAGAAGCGGTCGGTGACCCCGGCACGGGTCGCGTTGCACGTCTTCCTGGTCCTCACCTGCCTGGTGACACTGGCACCGCTGCTGTGGGCGGTCTACGCGTCGTTGCGCACGTACGACGACACGTCGGTCAACGGCTACTTCTCCATCGCGAAGTCGCTCACGTTCGACAACTTCGCCAAGGCGTGGGAGATCGGCGACCTGCCGCACTTCTACTGGAACACGTTCCTGATCACCGTGCCCGCGCTGGTCATCACGCTGGTGCTGAGCTCGATGGTGGCGTTCGGCGTCTCGCGGTTCAGCTTCCGGTTCAACATCGTGCTGCTGATGGTCTTCACGGCCGGCAACCTGCTGCCGCAGCAGGTCATCGTGACGCCGCTGTGGCGCCTGTACCGGCTGATCGAGCTGCCGGCGTGGATGTCGGAGAGCGAGTCGCTGATCGACTCACCGCTCGGCGTGATCCTGATCCACATCGCGTTCCAGATGGGCTTCTGCACGTTCGTGCTGTCGAACTACATGAAGACCATCCCGTACGAGCTCACCGAGGCCGCCCGCGTGGACGGCGCGTCGGTGTTCCGGCAGTACTGGCAGCTGACGTTGCCGCTGTGCCGGCCGGTGCTCGCGGCACTGGCCACGCTGGAGTTCACCTGGATCTACAACGACTTCCTGTGGGCGTTGGTGCTGATCCAGGACGGCGACAAGATGCCGGTGACCTCCGCGCTGCAGAACCTCAAGGGCACGTTCTTCACGGACAACAACCTGGTGGCAGCGGGCTCTCTCCTGGTCGCGCTGCCCACCCTGGTGGTGTTCTTCGTCCTCCAGCGCCAGTTCGTCGGCGGACTGACGCTGGGGTCGACGAAGGGCTGA
- the lepB gene encoding signal peptidase I → MSHRVNDDSSSTWETTPPAGDGPAEPTSRFSTPSSRSRSSSNGEDGSTPRFSKKKPKKKQPFWKELLVIFSVALLLTVVIQTFIARVFVIPSASMESTLHGCTGCVNDKVLVEKITYLFGDPRPGDVIVFRGPPNWTGGKQPPGFVQGTLQDLGSMVNLSEPSGTDFIKRVIAVGGQTVECCDEQGRVLVDGKPLDEPYLNFGPGPKQQEQFEKVTVPAGKLWVMGDNRNNSSDSRKHGDPTPADGAIPVDNVVGKARVIVIPVGRWGTISDHNPQTGGR, encoded by the coding sequence GTGAGTCATCGCGTGAACGACGATTCTTCGTCGACCTGGGAGACGACCCCGCCCGCCGGGGACGGTCCTGCCGAGCCCACGTCGCGCTTCTCCACGCCCTCGTCGCGGTCGCGGTCCTCCTCGAACGGCGAGGACGGCTCGACGCCGAGGTTCTCGAAGAAGAAGCCCAAGAAGAAGCAGCCGTTCTGGAAAGAGCTGCTGGTCATCTTCAGCGTGGCGCTGCTGCTGACCGTCGTCATCCAGACGTTCATCGCGCGCGTGTTCGTCATCCCGTCGGCCTCGATGGAGTCGACCCTGCACGGCTGCACGGGCTGCGTGAACGACAAGGTGCTGGTCGAGAAGATCACCTACCTGTTCGGCGACCCCCGGCCCGGCGACGTGATCGTCTTCCGCGGCCCGCCCAACTGGACCGGCGGCAAGCAGCCCCCCGGTTTCGTGCAGGGCACGCTGCAGGACCTCGGCTCGATGGTGAACCTGTCCGAGCCCAGCGGCACCGACTTCATCAAGCGCGTCATCGCCGTCGGCGGCCAGACCGTCGAGTGCTGCGACGAGCAGGGCCGCGTCCTCGTCGACGGCAAGCCGCTGGACGAGCCGTACCTCAACTTCGGGCCGGGTCCGAAGCAGCAGGAGCAGTTCGAGAAGGTCACCGTCCCCGCCGGCAAGCTGTGGGTGATGGGCGACAACCGCAACAACTCGTCCGACTCGCGCAAGCACGGCGACCCGACGCCCGCGGACGGTGCGATCCCGGTCGACAACGTGGTGGGCAAGGCGCGCGTGATCGTGATCCCGGTCGGGCGGTGGGGCACGATCTCGGACCACAACCCGCAGACCGGCGGCAGGTAG
- a CDS encoding sensor histidine kinase, which translates to MIIEPQGRLQRASLRARVTWLAAFCVAGAVALVSFGAYMIVRKNVYDALDESLRERAAAVVNGVAFSSDQVATYPAAFLAAGDVRMGLLTGSTGTLRYPQNSKEPPNASQAREVAQGVRSDYLWTDHKTDTRAIAVEYQNGTAIVIAQSLEPQRATLAKLSIVLLLIGGAGVLLAAIAGTAVARTGLRPVQRLTEATERVANTGDLTPIPVAGDDELARLTLSFNSMLGAVAESQERQRRLVADAGHELRTPLTSMRTNLELLLASERPDAPTLSEEDKREIQSDVRAQLDELTTLIGDLVELAREDAPQVVHEPVDLVEVVERALDRARRRASGDVTFDVRLQPWTLLGDSSALERAVLNLLDNAVKFSPSGSAVRLDLRQLGDGSAVVEIADAGPGIADADLPHVFERFYRSTEARTLPGSGLGLAIVKQVAQRHGGTATAGRAPEGGALFTLRLPGRP; encoded by the coding sequence GTGATCATCGAACCCCAGGGACGGCTGCAACGGGCGTCGCTGCGGGCTCGGGTCACCTGGCTGGCCGCGTTCTGCGTGGCCGGCGCGGTCGCACTGGTGTCGTTCGGCGCGTACATGATCGTGCGCAAGAACGTCTACGACGCGCTGGACGAGAGCCTGCGCGAACGGGCGGCGGCGGTCGTGAACGGCGTGGCGTTCAGCTCCGACCAGGTGGCGACCTACCCGGCGGCGTTCCTCGCGGCCGGCGACGTCCGGATGGGCCTGCTGACCGGCTCGACCGGCACCCTGCGCTACCCGCAGAACTCGAAGGAACCGCCGAACGCATCGCAGGCGCGCGAGGTCGCCCAGGGCGTGCGCTCCGACTACCTGTGGACCGACCACAAGACGGACACGCGGGCGATCGCGGTCGAGTACCAGAACGGCACGGCGATCGTGATCGCGCAGTCGCTCGAACCGCAACGCGCCACGCTGGCCAAGCTCAGCATCGTGCTGCTGCTGATCGGCGGCGCCGGCGTGCTGCTCGCGGCCATCGCGGGCACGGCGGTCGCCCGCACCGGTCTGCGGCCGGTGCAACGGCTCACCGAGGCCACCGAGCGTGTCGCGAACACCGGCGACCTGACGCCGATCCCGGTGGCGGGCGACGACGAGCTGGCCCGGTTGACGCTCAGCTTCAACTCGATGCTCGGAGCGGTGGCGGAGTCGCAGGAACGGCAACGCCGCCTGGTCGCCGACGCGGGCCACGAGCTGCGCACGCCGTTGACGTCGATGCGCACGAACCTGGAGCTGCTGCTCGCGTCGGAACGCCCGGATGCGCCCACGTTGTCCGAAGAGGACAAGCGGGAGATCCAGTCCGATGTGCGCGCTCAGCTCGACGAGCTCACCACGCTCATCGGCGACCTGGTCGAGCTGGCCCGCGAGGACGCGCCCCAGGTCGTCCACGAGCCCGTCGACCTCGTCGAGGTCGTGGAACGGGCGCTGGACCGCGCGCGCCGCCGTGCCTCCGGTGACGTCACCTTCGACGTGCGGCTGCAACCGTGGACACTTCTGGGTGATTCCAGTGCTCTCGAACGCGCGGTGCTGAACCTCCTCGACAACGCGGTGAAGTTCAGCCCGTCGGGGTCGGCGGTGCGCCTGGACCTCCGCCAGCTGGGCGACGGCAGCGCCGTGGTGGAGATCGCCGACGCGGGCCCCGGCATCGCGGACGCCGATCTACCTCACGTTTTCGAGCGGTTCTACCGGTCGACCGAGGCGAGGACCCTGCCGGGCTCCGGTCTGGGACTGGCGATCGTGAAGCAGGTCGCGCAACGGCACGGTGGCACGGCGACCGCGGGCAGAGCGCCCGAGGGTGGTGCCCTGTTCACGTTGCGCCTACCCGGACGTCCGTAA
- a CDS encoding response regulator transcription factor, whose amino-acid sequence MRILVVDDDRAVRESLRRSLQFNGYQVETAGDGMQALESVTAARPDAMVLDVMMPRLDGLEVCRRLRSTGDDLPILVLTARDAVSDRVSGLDAGADDYLPKPFALEELLARLRALLRRATHDTEAASSSAAVLKFADLELDPSTRDVRRGDRPISLTRTEFALLELLLAHPRQVLTRSRILEDVWGYDFPTSGNALEVYVGYLRRKTEADGEPRLIHTVRGVGYVLRETPP is encoded by the coding sequence ATGCGCATCCTCGTTGTCGATGACGATCGGGCGGTCCGGGAGTCACTCCGGCGCTCGCTCCAGTTCAACGGCTACCAGGTCGAGACCGCCGGCGACGGCATGCAGGCTCTGGAGTCGGTGACCGCGGCCAGGCCGGATGCGATGGTGCTCGACGTGATGATGCCGCGCCTCGACGGGCTCGAGGTGTGCCGCAGGCTGCGCAGCACCGGTGACGACCTGCCGATCCTCGTGCTCACGGCACGGGACGCGGTGAGCGACCGGGTGTCCGGGCTGGACGCCGGCGCCGACGACTACCTGCCCAAGCCGTTCGCGCTGGAGGAGCTGCTGGCCAGGCTGCGCGCGTTGCTGCGCAGGGCCACCCACGACACCGAAGCCGCCTCCAGCTCGGCCGCCGTGCTCAAGTTCGCCGACCTGGAGCTCGACCCGTCCACCAGGGACGTCCGCCGCGGCGACCGCCCGATCAGCCTCACCCGCACCGAGTTCGCGCTGCTCGAGCTCCTGCTGGCGCACCCGCGCCAGGTGCTCACCCGCAGCCGCATCCTGGAGGACGTGTGGGGATACGACTTCCCGACGTCGGGCAACGCCCTGGAGGTCTACGTGGGCTACCTGCGCCGCAAGACGGAGGCGGACGGGGAGCCCCGGTTGATCCACACGGTCCGCGGGGTGGGCTACGTCCTGCGGGAGACCCCTCCGTGA
- a CDS encoding trimeric intracellular cation channel family protein has product MLLNVLELLGIAVFAASGALAAVRAKLDVFGVVILALTTALGGGIIRDVLLGVHPPTSLRSWPYLLVAGVTGIVVFWFHPHVAKLRRSVLLLDAVGLGLFVTGGTTTALALGAPPYAACLIGMTTGIGGGAVRDLLLREIPLVLRREIYAVAALAGAVVVALGEWAGLPKGLVALTGASMIIAIRLVALWRKWNAPVARGLDG; this is encoded by the coding sequence GTGCTGCTCAACGTCCTCGAACTGCTCGGCATCGCCGTCTTCGCCGCCTCCGGCGCGCTCGCCGCGGTGCGGGCCAAGCTGGACGTGTTCGGGGTGGTGATCCTGGCGCTCACCACGGCGCTGGGCGGCGGCATCATCCGCGACGTCCTGCTCGGCGTGCACCCGCCGACGAGCCTGCGCAGCTGGCCGTACCTGCTGGTCGCCGGGGTCACCGGGATCGTCGTCTTCTGGTTCCACCCGCACGTCGCGAAGCTGCGGCGCTCGGTGCTGCTGCTCGACGCCGTGGGCCTCGGCCTGTTCGTCACGGGCGGCACGACGACCGCGCTCGCCCTCGGTGCGCCTCCGTACGCGGCATGCCTGATCGGAATGACCACCGGCATCGGCGGCGGCGCGGTGCGCGACCTGCTGCTACGAGAGATCCCGTTGGTGCTCAGGCGCGAGATCTACGCCGTGGCGGCGTTGGCCGGAGCAGTGGTGGTGGCGCTCGGCGAGTGGGCGGGACTGCCGAAGGGCCTGGTAGCGCTGACCGGTGCGTCAATGATCATCGCGATCCGGCTCGTGGCGCTCTGGCGGAAGTGGAACGCACCCGTCGCGAGGGGCCTCGACGGGTGA